The following are encoded together in the Humulus lupulus chromosome 5, drHumLupu1.1, whole genome shotgun sequence genome:
- the LOC133834250 gene encoding protein ACCELERATED CELL DEATH 6-like isoform X3 codes for MHAMNIITITYKFIMQWLLLLLLLMSPLTTSDSQKTNIHSERICMDRKLFQAATDGETEVFREKDHEEGISGVQTMIRMKNEEEDTALHEAARFGHLEVVQILTREDPDFSYSTNKASETPLYIVVQCQHQDLVNVILSNCSSLATGGPKGRTALHAASTNIGITKMLLDKVDYLTKQADDGGCIPLHYVAFFGSSNVVEMTKMLLENNESSAYIKNKKGMTALHIAAYNECYGDKIMKEILTSCPDSYEQVDNEGRNVLHHAVSTTYLSNVNFILEHASSLILNRKDKEGNTPLLHMAATSSWNLPVLKALLSHPKVNRMSLNKQNNNIRDEYMIQFKQYEVRMLDLFNKYFIEPSVGIHILELELNRKNINYMQKEIITKIKESSLVTSTLIATVTFAAGFTMPGGYISDEVGHRQQGSAVLRNNTAFQAFIITNTMAMLLSATSVFLNIFLNISFVEGVNDHRKWNYYKFCMSLTIYALALMMIAFVTGTYAVLSLSAPLAITTCFIGLLFFVITFYIIMHE; via the exons ATGCATGCAATGAACATTATTACAATAACATATAAATTTATTATGCAATGGCTTCTTCTTCTGTTGCTTCTCATGAGCCCTTTGACAACTAGTGATTCTCAGAAAACAAACATCCATAGTGAGCGCATTTGCATGGATCGCAAGCTATTCCAAGCTGCAACTGATGGTGAAACTGAAGTCTTTAGGGAAAAG GACCATGAAGAGGGCATCTCTGGTGTCCAAACAATGATAAGGATGAAGAATGAGGAAGAGGACACTGCGTTGCATGAGGCTGCGCGATTCGGGCATCTTGAGGTTGTGCAGATATTGACGAGAGAAGACCCTGATTTCTCGTATTCGACTAATAAAGCAAGCGAGACTCCACTCTACATTGTCGTCCAGTGCCAACACCAAGATTTGGTTAATGTAATACTAAGTAATTGTTCGTCACTAGCTACCGGTGGCCCTAAGGGCAGAACTGCACTGCATGCAGCTTCTACAAATATAG GAATAACAAAAATGCTTTTGGACAAAGTAGATTATCTGACAAAACAAGCAGATGATGGTGGTTGTATTCCACTGCACTATGTTGCTTTCTTCGGCTCATCAAATGTGGTGGAGATGACAAAAATGTTGCTAGAAAATAATGAAAGTAGTGCATACATCAAAAATAAGAAAGGCATGACAGCGCTTCACATTGCAGCTTACAATGAGTGTTATGGTGATAAGATAATGAAGGAAATTCTGACAAGTTGTCCAGATAGCTACGAACAAGTTGACAATGAAGGCAGAAACGTTCTACACCATGCTGTGTCGACTACATATCTCTCCAACGTAAACTTCATCTTAGAACACGCATCATCATTAATTTTAAATAGAAAAGATAAGGAAGGAAATACCCCATTGCTTCATATGGCTGCCACTTCCTCATGGAATCTGCCCGTTCTAAAAGCTTTGTTGTCTCATCCCAAAGTGAATAGGATGTCACTCAACAAACAAAACAACAATATTCGAGATGAGTATATGATTCAATTCAAACAATATGAG GTAAGAATGCTGGATCTCTTCAATAAATACTTCATAGAGCCTTCTGTGGGAATACATATCCTAGAACTCGAACTCAATCGCAAGAACATTAATTATATGCAGAAGGAAATCATTACAAAAATTAAAGAATCTAGTCTAGTTACTTCTACATTGATTGCGACAGTGACATTTGCAGCTGGATTTACGATGCCAGGAGGTTACATAAGCGACGAGGTTGGACATCGACAACAAGGGAGTGCTGTACTGAGGAACAACACAGCATTTCAGGCCTTCATCATAACAAACACAATGGCCATGTTGCTCTCTGCTACATCTGTTTTTTTGAACATCTTTCTTAATATATCATTTGTAGAAGGAGTAAATGATCACAGGAAGTGGAATTACTATAAGTTTTGCATGAGCTTAACCATCTATGCCCTGGCCTTAATGATGATAGCATTTGTCACTGGTACATACGCAGTGTTGTCACTTTCTGCTCCCCTTGCCATCACCACTTGTTTTATTGGATTGCTTTTCTTCGTTATCACATTCTACATAATAATGCATGAATAA
- the LOC133834250 gene encoding protein ACCELERATED CELL DEATH 6-like isoform X2, with amino-acid sequence MDRKLFQAATDGETEVFREKVSELQLLLTPERNTVLHVHIITTSRATNQTTFVEGILDLCPTLLMQTNAREETPLLMAARYGQHRIVDFLIERAKLSQPQDHEEGISGVQTMIRMKNEEEDTALHEAARFGHLEVVQILTREDPDFSYSTNKASETPLYIVVQCQHQDLVNVILSNCSSLATGGPKGRTALHAASTNIGITKMLLDKVDYLTKQADDGGCIPLHYVAFFGSSNVVEMTKMLLENNESSAYIKNKKGMTALHIAAYNECYGDKIMKEILTSCPDSYEQVDNEGRNVLHHAVSTTYLSNVNFILEHASSLILNRKDKEGNTPLLHMAATSSWNLPVLKALLSHPKVNRMSLNKQNNNIRDEYMIQFKQYEVRMLDLFNKYFIEPSVGIHILELELNRKNINYMQKEIITKIKESSLVTSTLIATVTFAAGFTMPGGYISDEVGHRQQGSAVLRNNTAFQAFIITNTMAMLLSATSVFLNIFLNISFVEGVNDHRKWNYYKFCMSLTIYALALMMIAFVTGTYAVLSLSAPLAITTCFIGLLFFVITFYIIMHE; translated from the exons ATGGATCGCAAGCTATTCCAAGCTGCAACTGATGGTGAAACTGAAGTCTTTAGGGAAAAGGTCAGTGAACTCCAACTATTATTGACCCCAGAAAGAAATACAGTGCTCCATGTCCATATCATCACTACTTCAAGAGCCACTAATCAAACAACCTTCGTGGAAGGGATCCTGGACTTGTGTCCAACATTGTTGATGCAAACTAATGCAAGAGAAGAGACTCCCTTACTCATGGCAGCAAGGTACGGCCAACACCGGATTGTTGATTTTCTAATTGAACGTGCAAAATTGTCCCAACCACAGGACCATGAAGAGGGCATCTCTGGTGTCCAAACAATGATAAGGATGAAGAATGAGGAAGAGGACACTGCGTTGCATGAGGCTGCGCGATTCGGGCATCTTGAGGTTGTGCAGATATTGACGAGAGAAGACCCTGATTTCTCGTATTCGACTAATAAAGCAAGCGAGACTCCACTCTACATTGTCGTCCAGTGCCAACACCAAGATTTGGTTAATGTAATACTAAGTAATTGTTCGTCACTAGCTACCGGTGGCCCTAAGGGCAGAACTGCACTGCATGCAGCTTCTACAAATATAG GAATAACAAAAATGCTTTTGGACAAAGTAGATTATCTGACAAAACAAGCAGATGATGGTGGTTGTATTCCACTGCACTATGTTGCTTTCTTCGGCTCATCAAATGTGGTGGAGATGACAAAAATGTTGCTAGAAAATAATGAAAGTAGTGCATACATCAAAAATAAGAAAGGCATGACAGCGCTTCACATTGCAGCTTACAATGAGTGTTATGGTGATAAGATAATGAAGGAAATTCTGACAAGTTGTCCAGATAGCTACGAACAAGTTGACAATGAAGGCAGAAACGTTCTACACCATGCTGTGTCGACTACATATCTCTCCAACGTAAACTTCATCTTAGAACACGCATCATCATTAATTTTAAATAGAAAAGATAAGGAAGGAAATACCCCATTGCTTCATATGGCTGCCACTTCCTCATGGAATCTGCCCGTTCTAAAAGCTTTGTTGTCTCATCCCAAAGTGAATAGGATGTCACTCAACAAACAAAACAACAATATTCGAGATGAGTATATGATTCAATTCAAACAATATGAG GTAAGAATGCTGGATCTCTTCAATAAATACTTCATAGAGCCTTCTGTGGGAATACATATCCTAGAACTCGAACTCAATCGCAAGAACATTAATTATATGCAGAAGGAAATCATTACAAAAATTAAAGAATCTAGTCTAGTTACTTCTACATTGATTGCGACAGTGACATTTGCAGCTGGATTTACGATGCCAGGAGGTTACATAAGCGACGAGGTTGGACATCGACAACAAGGGAGTGCTGTACTGAGGAACAACACAGCATTTCAGGCCTTCATCATAACAAACACAATGGCCATGTTGCTCTCTGCTACATCTGTTTTTTTGAACATCTTTCTTAATATATCATTTGTAGAAGGAGTAAATGATCACAGGAAGTGGAATTACTATAAGTTTTGCATGAGCTTAACCATCTATGCCCTGGCCTTAATGATGATAGCATTTGTCACTGGTACATACGCAGTGTTGTCACTTTCTGCTCCCCTTGCCATCACCACTTGTTTTATTGGATTGCTTTTCTTCGTTATCACATTCTACATAATAATGCATGAATAA
- the LOC133834250 gene encoding protein ACCELERATED CELL DEATH 6-like isoform X1, whose protein sequence is MHAMNIITITYKFIMQWLLLLLLLMSPLTTSDSQKTNIHSERICMDRKLFQAATDGETEVFREKVSELQLLLTPERNTVLHVHIITTSRATNQTTFVEGILDLCPTLLMQTNAREETPLLMAARYGQHRIVDFLIERAKLSQPQDHEEGISGVQTMIRMKNEEEDTALHEAARFGHLEVVQILTREDPDFSYSTNKASETPLYIVVQCQHQDLVNVILSNCSSLATGGPKGRTALHAASTNIGITKMLLDKVDYLTKQADDGGCIPLHYVAFFGSSNVVEMTKMLLENNESSAYIKNKKGMTALHIAAYNECYGDKIMKEILTSCPDSYEQVDNEGRNVLHHAVSTTYLSNVNFILEHASSLILNRKDKEGNTPLLHMAATSSWNLPVLKALLSHPKVNRMSLNKQNNNIRDEYMIQFKQYEVRMLDLFNKYFIEPSVGIHILELELNRKNINYMQKEIITKIKESSLVTSTLIATVTFAAGFTMPGGYISDEVGHRQQGSAVLRNNTAFQAFIITNTMAMLLSATSVFLNIFLNISFVEGVNDHRKWNYYKFCMSLTIYALALMMIAFVTGTYAVLSLSAPLAITTCFIGLLFFVITFYIIMHE, encoded by the exons ATGCATGCAATGAACATTATTACAATAACATATAAATTTATTATGCAATGGCTTCTTCTTCTGTTGCTTCTCATGAGCCCTTTGACAACTAGTGATTCTCAGAAAACAAACATCCATAGTGAGCGCATTTGCATGGATCGCAAGCTATTCCAAGCTGCAACTGATGGTGAAACTGAAGTCTTTAGGGAAAAGGTCAGTGAACTCCAACTATTATTGACCCCAGAAAGAAATACAGTGCTCCATGTCCATATCATCACTACTTCAAGAGCCACTAATCAAACAACCTTCGTGGAAGGGATCCTGGACTTGTGTCCAACATTGTTGATGCAAACTAATGCAAGAGAAGAGACTCCCTTACTCATGGCAGCAAGGTACGGCCAACACCGGATTGTTGATTTTCTAATTGAACGTGCAAAATTGTCCCAACCACAGGACCATGAAGAGGGCATCTCTGGTGTCCAAACAATGATAAGGATGAAGAATGAGGAAGAGGACACTGCGTTGCATGAGGCTGCGCGATTCGGGCATCTTGAGGTTGTGCAGATATTGACGAGAGAAGACCCTGATTTCTCGTATTCGACTAATAAAGCAAGCGAGACTCCACTCTACATTGTCGTCCAGTGCCAACACCAAGATTTGGTTAATGTAATACTAAGTAATTGTTCGTCACTAGCTACCGGTGGCCCTAAGGGCAGAACTGCACTGCATGCAGCTTCTACAAATATAG GAATAACAAAAATGCTTTTGGACAAAGTAGATTATCTGACAAAACAAGCAGATGATGGTGGTTGTATTCCACTGCACTATGTTGCTTTCTTCGGCTCATCAAATGTGGTGGAGATGACAAAAATGTTGCTAGAAAATAATGAAAGTAGTGCATACATCAAAAATAAGAAAGGCATGACAGCGCTTCACATTGCAGCTTACAATGAGTGTTATGGTGATAAGATAATGAAGGAAATTCTGACAAGTTGTCCAGATAGCTACGAACAAGTTGACAATGAAGGCAGAAACGTTCTACACCATGCTGTGTCGACTACATATCTCTCCAACGTAAACTTCATCTTAGAACACGCATCATCATTAATTTTAAATAGAAAAGATAAGGAAGGAAATACCCCATTGCTTCATATGGCTGCCACTTCCTCATGGAATCTGCCCGTTCTAAAAGCTTTGTTGTCTCATCCCAAAGTGAATAGGATGTCACTCAACAAACAAAACAACAATATTCGAGATGAGTATATGATTCAATTCAAACAATATGAG GTAAGAATGCTGGATCTCTTCAATAAATACTTCATAGAGCCTTCTGTGGGAATACATATCCTAGAACTCGAACTCAATCGCAAGAACATTAATTATATGCAGAAGGAAATCATTACAAAAATTAAAGAATCTAGTCTAGTTACTTCTACATTGATTGCGACAGTGACATTTGCAGCTGGATTTACGATGCCAGGAGGTTACATAAGCGACGAGGTTGGACATCGACAACAAGGGAGTGCTGTACTGAGGAACAACACAGCATTTCAGGCCTTCATCATAACAAACACAATGGCCATGTTGCTCTCTGCTACATCTGTTTTTTTGAACATCTTTCTTAATATATCATTTGTAGAAGGAGTAAATGATCACAGGAAGTGGAATTACTATAAGTTTTGCATGAGCTTAACCATCTATGCCCTGGCCTTAATGATGATAGCATTTGTCACTGGTACATACGCAGTGTTGTCACTTTCTGCTCCCCTTGCCATCACCACTTGTTTTATTGGATTGCTTTTCTTCGTTATCACATTCTACATAATAATGCATGAATAA